Proteins encoded within one genomic window of Acidimicrobiales bacterium:
- a CDS encoding YdeI/OmpD-associated family protein: MAAIAFTAEAHHRGRSATLVWVPDGVAATLGDGVRLPVEGRVNGLPYRGWVRRVRDGGPWYLLVDRTIRAGDPVAVEVDVDPAPDRDELPEDVADVLAGFPRAQAGWDDLPPKHRAEYLAWIDEAPSAAVRNRRIMASIDKLRADEP, from the coding sequence ATGGCGGCCATCGCCTTCACCGCGGAGGCGCATCACCGCGGCCGGTCGGCGACCCTCGTCTGGGTGCCCGACGGCGTCGCCGCGACCCTCGGCGACGGCGTGCGGCTGCCCGTCGAGGGCCGCGTCAACGGCCTCCCGTACCGGGGGTGGGTCCGCCGCGTCCGCGACGGCGGGCCGTGGTACCTGCTCGTCGACCGGACGATCCGGGCCGGCGACCCCGTGGCCGTCGAGGTCGACGTCGATCCCGCGCCCGACCGCGACGAGCTCCCCGAGGACGTCGCCGACGTCCTCGCCGGCTTCCCGCGCGCCCAGGCCGGCTGGGACGACCTCCCGCCCAAGCACCGGGCCGAGTACCTCGCCTGGATCGACGAGGCACCGAGCGCGGCCGTGCGGAACCGCCGGATCATGGCGTCGATCGACAAGCTGCGGGCCGACGAGCCGTAG
- a CDS encoding ferritin-like domain-containing protein, translated as MATRTEDLIGRTDVNDLEAILAVTNTDVDAVEHAVKDNADALFTWDYERSRPALGKLYEKAKRGQWNGETDLPWEIEVDQEKVALANAAANGGFDEGVDLSATPFAKWTDKEWIELGVQSQNWTLSQFLHGEQGALLCTAKIVETVPWIDAKYYASTQVMDEARHVEVFAKYLDEKLSGHYPINAHLRLLLDDIVNDSRWDMTYLGMQIMVEGLALAAFGFIHQLTTEPLLKQMLRYVMADEARHVAFGVLSLKEYYGQLSEPELRERQEFAFEAAVRMRDRFLQQEVWDRMGLPVKQTVQLVMNSPQRQLFQTMLFSKIVPNCKKLGLLDAGDGWLRQRFGELGVIQFEHWQDTGEEYEAFTITDEERAAARA; from the coding sequence ATGGCGACCCGGACCGAGGACCTCATCGGCCGCACCGACGTCAACGACCTCGAGGCCATCCTCGCCGTCACCAACACCGACGTCGACGCCGTCGAGCACGCCGTCAAGGACAACGCCGACGCCCTGTTCACCTGGGACTACGAGCGGTCCAGGCCGGCGCTCGGGAAGCTGTACGAGAAGGCCAAGCGGGGGCAGTGGAACGGCGAGACCGACCTGCCGTGGGAGATCGAGGTCGACCAGGAGAAGGTCGCGCTCGCCAACGCGGCCGCCAACGGCGGCTTCGACGAGGGCGTGGACCTGTCGGCCACCCCGTTCGCCAAGTGGACCGACAAGGAGTGGATCGAGCTCGGCGTCCAGTCCCAGAACTGGACGCTCAGCCAGTTCCTCCACGGCGAGCAGGGCGCCCTGCTGTGCACGGCCAAGATCGTCGAGACCGTCCCGTGGATCGACGCCAAGTACTACGCGTCCACCCAGGTGATGGACGAGGCCCGCCACGTCGAGGTGTTCGCCAAGTACCTCGACGAGAAGCTGTCCGGCCACTACCCGATCAACGCCCACCTGCGCCTGCTGCTCGACGACATCGTCAACGACAGCCGCTGGGACATGACCTACCTCGGCATGCAGATCATGGTCGAGGGCCTCGCCCTCGCCGCCTTCGGGTTCATCCACCAGCTCACCACCGAGCCGCTGCTCAAGCAGATGCTGCGCTACGTCATGGCCGACGAGGCCCGCCACGTCGCCTTCGGCGTGCTCAGCCTGAAGGAGTACTACGGGCAGCTGTCCGAGCCCGAGCTGCGGGAGCGCCAGGAGTTCGCCTTCGAGGCCGCCGTCCGCATGCGCGACCGCTTCCTCCAGCAGGAGGTGTGGGACCGCATGGGCCTGCCGGTGAAGCAGACCGTGCAGCTGGTCATGAACTCGCCCCAGCGCCAGCTGTTCCAGACGATGCTGTTCTCGAAGATCGTGCCGAACTGCAAGAAGCTCGGCCTCCTCGACGCCGGCGACGGCTGGCTGCGCCAGCGCTTCGGCGAGCTCGGCGTCATCCAGTTCGAGCACTGGCAGGACACCGGCGAGGAGTACGAGGCGTTCACGATCACCGACGAGGAGCGGGCCGCCGCCCGCGCCTGA
- a CDS encoding TetR/AcrR family transcriptional regulator, whose amino-acid sequence MAPTAVTDVPAGDAAERRVLAAAGRCVARWGVAKTTLDDVAREAGCSRATVYRAVPGGKDALVAAYVRAELDRFFATVARRLDAATDLEDLLAGGLSEAARLLAGHEPLQYLLANEPEVVLPAVAFGRMDRVFARAAEFAAPWLRPWLGDRAGEAAEWLCRLACSYLLSPAPGIDLTDEDDARRLVRDFVLPGLRPVPALDLTDDRS is encoded by the coding sequence ATGGCGCCCACGGCCGTGACCGACGTGCCGGCCGGGGACGCGGCCGAGCGGAGGGTGCTCGCCGCCGCGGGCCGCTGCGTGGCCCGGTGGGGCGTGGCCAAGACGACCCTGGACGACGTGGCCAGGGAGGCCGGGTGCAGCCGGGCGACCGTGTACCGGGCCGTGCCGGGCGGCAAGGACGCCCTGGTCGCCGCGTACGTGCGAGCCGAGCTCGACCGGTTCTTCGCCACCGTCGCCCGCCGGCTCGACGCCGCCACCGACCTCGAGGACCTGCTCGCCGGCGGCCTGTCCGAGGCGGCCCGCCTCCTCGCCGGGCACGAGCCGCTCCAGTACCTGCTGGCCAACGAGCCGGAGGTGGTGCTGCCCGCCGTCGCCTTCGGCCGCATGGACCGCGTGTTCGCCAGGGCTGCCGAGTTCGCCGCCCCGTGGCTGCGCCCCTGGCTCGGCGACCGGGCCGGCGAGGCCGCCGAGTGGCTGTGCCGGCTGGCCTGCTCGTACCTGCTCAGCCCGGCCCCGGGCATCGACCTGACCGACGAGGACGACGCCAGGCGGCTCGTCCGCGACTTCGTCCTCCCCGGCCTCCGGCCGGTGCCCGCGCTCGACCTGACCGACGACAGGAGCTGA